A section of the Struthio camelus isolate bStrCam1 chromosome 18, bStrCam1.hap1, whole genome shotgun sequence genome encodes:
- the GID8 gene encoding glucose-induced degradation protein 8 homolog — MSYAEKPDEITKDEWMEKLNNLHIQRADMNRLIMNYLVTEGFKEAAEKFRMESGIEPSVDLETLDERIKIREMILKGQIQEAIALINSLHPELLDTNRYLYFHLQQQHLIELIRQRETEAALEFAQTQLAEQGEESRECLTEMERTLALLAFDNPEESPFGDLLNMMQRQKVWSEVNQAVLDYENRESTPKLAKLLKLLLWAQNELDQKKVKYPKMTDLSKGTIEEPK, encoded by the exons ATGAGTTATGCAGAAAAACCTGATGAAATCACAAAAGATGAATGGATGGAAAAACTTAATAACTTGCACATTCAGAGAGCAGACATGAACCGCCTTATCATGAACTACCTTGTTACAG aGGGATTTAAAGAGGCAGCAGAGAAATTTCGAATGGAGTCTGGAATTGAACCCAGTGTTGATCTGGAGACCCtggatgaaagaataaaaattcgAGAAATGATATTGAAAGGACAGATTCAAGAAGCCATTGCATTAATAAACAGTCTCCATCCAGAACTGTTAGATACAAACAgatatctttattttcatttgcag CAGCAGCATTTGATTGAACTGATTCGGCAGCGTGAGACAGAAGCAGCTCTGGAATTTGCTCAGACCCAGTtagcagaacaaggagaggagagcagagaatgCCTGACAGAAATGGAGCGTACGCTGGCTTTGCTTGCCTTTGATAATCCTGAAGAGTCACCATTTGGAGACTTGCTTAACATGATGCAACGACAGAAG GTATGGAGTGAGGTGAACCAAGCTGTCCTAGACTATGAAAATCGTGAATCAACACCCAAGTTGGCAAAGTTACTGAAGCTACTACTGTGGGCTCAGAATGAGCTGGACCAGAAGAAAGTGAAATATCCCAAAATGACAGACCTCAGCAAGGGGACAATTGAAGAACCTAAGTAA